In one Phalacrocorax carbo chromosome 16, bPhaCar2.1, whole genome shotgun sequence genomic region, the following are encoded:
- the FOXJ1 gene encoding forkhead box protein J1 — protein sequence MQELPKRRGMAEGWLRCLQAGTDGGPEGSVGDSDDLDDSLTSLMWLQDFSIINASMGKSSCCPSDPDPHDCHRIPSFAAPCSPLAADPACMGMPHTPCKPISSSTLRTAHHPMAAHPQLVDDIDYKTNPRIKPPYSYATLICMAMEASKKPKITLSAIYKWITDNFCYFQHADPTWQNSIRHNLSLNKCFIKVPREKGEPGKGGFWKLDPQYADRLKNGAFKKRRMPPVQIHPAFTKRAQQEARCVASPATLACTSNNILNINVESQQLLKEFEEVTGDQNWNPADGKAGHKRKQPLPKRTAKAPRLSNPALLTQEEQTELGSLKGNFDWEAIFNTNLNGDFSTFGDLELTPPISPITRDLDLTVHGHHIDCPQGQEQVLTESNQNNLDFDETFMATSFLQHPWDEGTNDYLSNSVNVEKLFELSDGSLPADVSDWSSLASLL from the exons ATGCAGGAGCTGCCGAAGCGCCGAGGCATGGCTGAGGGGTGGCTgcgctgcctgcaggcaggaaCGGACGGAGGGCCGGAGGGCAGCGTGGGGGACTCGGACGACCTGGACGACAGCCTGACCAGCCTCATGTGGCTGCAGGACTTCTCGATCATCAACGCCAGCATGGGCAagtcctcctgctgccccagtgACCCGGACCCCCATGACTGTCACAGGATCCCCAGTTTTGCCGCGCCGTGCTCGCCCCTGGCCGCCGACCCGGCATGCATGGGCATGCCCCACACTCCCTGCAAGcccatctcctcctccaccttGAGGACGGCACACCACCCCATGGCCGCGCACCCTCAGCTCGTGGATGACATCGACTACAAGACCAACCCACGCATCAAGCCGCCCTACTCCTACGCCACCCTCATCTGCATGGCGATGGAAGCCAGCAAGAAGCCCAAAATCACCCTCTCCGCCATCTACAAGTGGATTACTGATAACTTCTGCTACTTCCAACACGCCGATCCCACCTGGCAG AACTCCATCCGACACAACCTCTCCTTGAACAAGTGCTTCATCAAGGTGCCCCGGGAGAAGGGTGAGCCAGGGAAAGGCGGGTTTTGGAAGCTTGACCCCCAATATGCCGACCGACTCAAGAACGGTGCCTTCAAAAAGCGGAGGATGCCCCCGGTGCAGATCCACCCGGCCTTTACCAAAAGAGCCCAGCAAGAAGCACGGTGCGTCGCCAGCCCGGCCACTTTGGCTTGTACCTCCAATAACATCCTCAACATCAATGTGGAgtcacagcagctgctgaaggagtTTGAAGAAGTCACCGGTGACCAGAACTGGAACCCAGCGGATGGCAAAGCAGGGCACAAGCGCAAGCAGCCCTTGCCCAAGAGAACGGCCAAGGCGCCTCGGCTTTCCAACCCTGCCTTGCTGACCCAGGAAGAGCAGACTGAGCTGGGATCACTGAAAGGCAACTTTGACTGGGAAGCCATCTTCAACACCAACCTGAATGGAGACTTCTCCACTTTTGGGGACCTGGAGCTCACGCCTCCCATCAGCCCCATAACGCGCGACCTGGACTTGACGGTACACGGGCACCACATCGACtgtccccaggggcaggagcaggtcCTCACCGAAtccaaccaaaacaacctgGACTTTGATGAAACCTTCATGGCCACGTCCTTcctgcagcacccctgggaCGAAGGGACAAACGATTACCTCTCCAACTCTGTCAACGTGGAGAAGTTGTTTGAACTCAGCGACGGCTCTTTGCCAGCAGATGTGAGCGACTGGAGCAGTCTGGCGTCCCTCTTGTAA